Sequence from the Vigna radiata var. radiata cultivar VC1973A unplaced genomic scaffold, Vradiata_ver6 scaffold_48, whole genome shotgun sequence genome:
TCTAAAgcactttcttttattattttgaaattgtgtttgaaagtaagttttttttttttttttttggttttatttcatgtttagaagcttgctttatttttttttattttcttttcttttttggtggTCCGGtcattgattaattttttattttttttaaatgctcTTTTAACACacgaaaaatattatttaaatttaaaaattgctttaatttaaatgtatataattttagttttagtttgtttaatatgtatattttaggttaaaagctctttttggttcCAATTTTGGTTcggaaaattcgttttggtccatgagttgaatttgtgttcaatttcgtcccaaagaacgaatttaatgttcaatttgatccttttcagtaactccgttaaaattgttaacggcaacGTGTCCAGCTCTGCAACTGCTAAGTGAGGTGTCATTTCTTTGCTGACTGGGAGTCCTTTTtagttggaattaggattttttaaaaaaaattagaagggcaaagtgagaaaaaaagaaagactttcttcttcctctgaaaccctaattcttCTACCATTACCCAAACCTCAACTGTCGATCACcgtccatcatcttcttccttgcaTTGTCCTGCAGGTACCTGCTTGTCACTGCTTGATTGGCAGAATCCCCAACCGCCGTTTCGACCTCCTCATCATAATCGCTCTCCTCCTCCTCAGAATCACTTCCACCCTGCCATTCAgtaaataaaacacattttcatATCGCATACTTTCCACAACTCAATGCatcaaaaacataattaagaaTGTCCTAAGAACCTGGGTCCAAAATCTCGAAGCCATCCTTCGTCAAAAGTCGCGAGTAGAGTCAAGAATCTGCAAATGAACATAATATCAAACTGTGGCTGTATGGCGAAAGCAtaaaatcagataaaaaaaacatattttttcaaaacaatcgTCTCacaaaaaagtatgaaaaaccCTACCCTATTGAGGCTTCTTCCAAATTTACGGAAAAGAAAAGCACAGGGACGATCGGTTATTCAACAACATTGCACATGACTCAATATTCAACATTAAAATTGTCAATTAAGCGCAACAAAATTCTCAACCAAAACAAACCAATTATGAGAAAAACCCACAACGTTGGGTGATACAATGACACCCAAATAGACGCCTTTGTTTCACTCGAGCACAAAAGGAAACGAAATAAATCAAAAAATGGAACAGAgaagaagaaagtctttctttttttcccactttgcccttctaaattttttaaaaaatcctaattccaactgaaaaggaCTCCCAGTCAGCAAAGAAATGACACCTCACTCAGCAGTTGCAGACCTGGACACgttgccgttaacaattttaacggagttactgaaaaggaccaaattgaacattaaattcgttctttgggacgaaattgaacacaaattcaacttagggaccaaaacgaattttctgaaccaaaattgggaccaaaaagaacttttaacctatattttatttatttcataaggatattttataatataattgaaatgtAGGAAAacataagtatttttatactattcattagctatatttagtttttcttaaaaCATCTTAAGGGGTTTCACTAATCTTTAACAAGATTACAATAAGTACAACCCACTCTTGGTATACAACTATAATTAATCATCTTGAGTTTTTCTAGTCAACCTCATTAGTTTGAGTTTAACCATTCATAATATCAATCCTAAACAacttgtttaaattgtttaactCGACTGAGTTAAATaatacaagtgttttaattcactTATGAATTTATAAACACAAGTGTTTTGAATACAAGTACAAATTCAAGTAACTCTCATATAGAGGATAAATTGAATACAATGAAATATGAGAACTTGTAAAAGTTCTTTCTCTTAGAATGAAGGGCTTTAAATGATATGAACTTTGAGAGTAATAAAGTAAGTATGTAATGATAGATCTCTTGTATATCTTCTTCTcgtatattcttttttttttttgcgagTTCTCTTTATATAACTTTCTTCGTTAGACATAAAGTTGACTTCCAGATAGACTTCATAGCCCTTTCAAGTAGTTAGTCAAACTCAGGTCTACGTTGTAAAATGATAGTGCTTTGTTAACACTTTCTTTCATAAGTAGCTTGTACGGTCTTTCAAACAAACTTTGAGGAAACATTCTAGGAATGTCTTCCTATCTCTCAACGTCTTTTGGTTTTTTGTGCAAAGCTTCTGAATAAAGTTTGGTGTTGTCATTATCTGCATAGACAAGGAGAGCAAAGCATACTAGCAAGGAAACAATTTTTTGTACATCATTAAATCTTTTATGCATTAATGATCATAAAAGGCATTGCGTGTTCAAAGCACATTGGTACATGTCAGCATTGTTTAAACAAAGCATCATTTAAAGCATAACGTTTGATATATTagatttagattatataatcttTAAACGCTTGTTTCATACAATTGTTCAAGCTACTTTACATCGTTTAGCAAAACTAATGTTTAGACACTTTATCATTTGTTCAGATGCTATATCTTTTGCTCATATGCTATAATGTTTAGACACTTTGTTAGGAGTTTTGTAACATTTAGTTCTTTCTTGTGTCAATGCATTAGACACATTTGAGATATAGGATAATCATATATCATTTGGTAGCGTTTTACAAATGATTCATATTTTAAGACATTTAATGGCTCAATACATTTGTATATTACATCTTAAGCATTAATGTTTAACTTAGCATTTACTTGGATGTTTTAATTATGTCAAACGCCAGTTTGTTATTTGACAGATTTTAGTTAAAACACTATATTcattataaatgtttatctcGTTCAATACCTTGgataaacaattatatttggtaaacactaatttcatttagtattattttttagcATATACAATCGTTAGACGTTACATtctataaacaatattttgttgaatattgtttgttaaacttcaaaacatgagttGCTAGATAGTTTAGTCTCTCTAGACGATATTGTTTTAGCAATCTTTTCCTTAACAAATACACatgttaaacaaaatatatctaTGAAGATCTTATGTTAGACTATGGTTCAGAGCGTTTAATCATTTTATAGTCTAGGCGATATATTCCAGGATGTTGAATATCAAAGAAATGTCAAAGATATCAAAGTGTAAatcataaaatttgttttgacaAACATCAAGAGTTTATGGCATGACAATATCAAGATTTGTTTGACAAATATTAAGGATATATGATATCagagttatattatattttgacaaaCATCAAGATTTTTATGGCatcataattttatactaaAGTTTGACAAACATCAAGATTTCAATGACATCGAACTTTTATAGCATCAAAGTTataaaagtcaataaaaaacAAGGATATACTCCCCATGACTTTGGTGCCTAGACAATGTTTAATGTTTAACctattaaaatttgatgttgTTTAATGCATTCTCTCCCCCTTATTTGATGCATACAAAGGACACTATATGTCTTTCTCTGTTTAAAGTTTATCTTTCTCAAGTGTTTAGCATGTTCTCCCCTTTAATAGTTTTCTCCTCCTTAAGATACAGTCTATACCAgcatttaacatattaaaattctCTCCTTTAtttcataaagataaaaaaggatTTTGAGAGGTACATAGTATATGACAATATGACTATTAGAGCAATTAGCATTGATATACCATAAAGATCAGAGCAAAAATGTTGATTGGAGAATTATTAACCAAATATGCTATGAACGATATATGAATGCCATAAGTCATAATCATTTAGAATATGCAATGCATTGTATTATCAAAGCATATTAAACATAACAAAGCAAACATGAATCTAAGTATCAGAGTATATGTGGTAGGATAATGCATGATCAAAGCCTCTTATAAAGATAATGTATTAGAACAACTGAAAATAAGGTATTAGAGTGATTAAAATGGAATTAATATATTGGAGCATATAAAATTAGTGTATTAGAGCAAAAAATATTCCATAGTGTCTAGATATCTTGAGATCTTAATGCTTTAATCTCCCCTTAGATTAAACGACTCCCTATAGATGATATTGTTTAGTGCTCAAAGGAAGATGAAGGGGGTGAAGGAAGTTGGCTTTagggtggttgtggtggtggttgtgtGTTTAGGCTAGGTGGATAACAGAGTCTATGGGTTAAGGTGTTTAGGGTGTTGATTACTTCCATGAATTTTTCATTATCCCAACCTTGATAGTAGCAAGTTCTATAGTAATATTTGTAGAGTGTTGTACCAgttctataataatatttgtagaGTGTAGCAAGTGTCTACCAGGAAGATCTTGGTCTTGACATACCATTTGATGTCACCAGTTGCTTTATTCATTAGATGATTTTTCTTCATCAAACGATTTGACCTACTAGgctttcttttctccttcaaaTGTTTCACCATCTTGTCTAGACGCTTGTTTCCAATCTACATATCTGTAAAAAAATCATCTAGCTCTAACATTTCACATGTCAGGCTTGTACTTGTTATTTCAACGTGTAAGGCCTTTTTTAAACATGACATTGTATGTGTTGTCATATTGACTATTTGTCAGCAGATAATGTTTATAGGATAACGTCTATAATCTTTCTAGTAtgtgctttcttttctttttagcttTCTTTGAGATTTAGAGGTTCTTCTATCTTCTTCTTCAGTTCTTGGGACTTAGACCTTTTTTCCGTTGCGATATGTTAGGATCCATTGTCCTAGTGTCATGATGGGAGTGTCTTTCCGATCATCTAACAGATCTGTAAGAGAGATATTTTGGTTCTTTGGTACCTATCTAGAGTTTGGTCCAACCTTGTTAGTTTTGCTTGTCCATTTCTTTTTAGATTTGGACTTTGAATGGAAAACGTTCTTTCTAGCTTTgacaaatttaacaattttcgATGAAGACATATGATGGACTGGTTTGTCTTTAAATCCTAAACTTGTCTTGCCATAAAagttattattgtattttattaaaagccCTAAACACTCGTTGCCTTCATAAGTTCTATTCAACACTTTGAGTAaagttttgttttctcactaAAATTGTTCGACGTGTGTTTacaccctagcaagtgtaccagatcgtataaagtaataatagaacaataagtctagatatcgtttcccaagggactttgtggcctaaacgttcatgtgaattaattgCATCtaacttgaaagaataataatttgagagtttaatgcaaaaacaaagtaaacatgcaaatgcattGAATCAGTTGACGGATaagaatatgaatgaatggagttgttgggatttacaatttcatcctgatccaccttcctatatctactattcctattatattccaCTTGATTAttaatgttcatgcaactttctaaattactctaaacccaatccctcgggggaaagagcctattaccataattactagtttgcTATCcatagtctccctagcaattactaatgcattaatcacagAATTTTAAAGCAATTGagcgtcctactcctattcctaggcagtattgcataatcaagagaattcttctcagttctagatttccccgtacattcccatatcgacaaaatcaaagatcatgacattgaataagttaaacaatgcaaactttaaagtacagagaagaaaacccaaactattgataatacaagtatatgaatgaaataggaattttgatataagagagtttcacaaagattacattgttccccaacaacaaagggtttagttcaccattgacatggtgaaactatatggatttaatggaaagaatgaaagaataaaccctagaattggtgaattggagccttagcatccaaaagccacctccaaggagtgtagaaggtgttctgtcgtctttctctgccaaaagattaccctagaatAGTTCTGAGGCTCTAAttataagctatgaaaaattaaagaatttggcccaagcccaactacaacgctcagcgctggatttgactgctcagcggtaggtgcgacactctaCTGGATCGCTCAGCGTTGACGCTCAAGCCTCCTGCCGTATTGAATTAAAGTTCTCAACGCTCAGCAGTggattctggcgctcagcggtggcaaCGATTCTTCATTCACCCCTCAGCgctggcgcttaagcgtttTGCCGTATTGAAGTCCACAATGCTGACGCTCAGCATTGGAATCGGCGATGAGAGGTGGGAGCAAttcctcttttgcacctttcttcatcctttcttgagtccaactccttcctacttcacttttcatccttcaattctcattaaatcctgtcaaaataatgtaaaaccaaacataatatctctaaaaccaactttgactctcttgtgacctaacttaagtgttttgcatgattttaagctcattctaagtcataaagggtgtgttttgatatcaatttcaagtataaaaataacggtttttagaccgttatcaacgtGTTTAATGGTTTTAGTTATAATCATGCTCTCTAATTTTGGATGAAGACATATGATGGACTGGTTTGTCTTTAAATCCTAAAGTTGTCTTGCAAGAATAGTGTTTactgtattttattaaatgccCTAAACGCTTGTTGCCTCATAAGTTCTGTTCAACACTTTGAGTAaagttttgttttctcactaAAGTTGTTTGATGTGTTTATGGTTTTAGTTATAGTCGTGCTCTCTACCAGCTTAACATTTTTCAAAGtgagattttcattttctagtttcaaaataattatcttCCTCTTTAGGTTGCTAACTTTTTGTTGTAAGGATTTTACATCATCCTTAGACAATGtcaaatcatttttcaaaatctcattttcttttgaagaatttttaaattgttttcttaaCCTTTGATAAGCTTTTGACAACTTTGAGGAATTTTACATTAGCTCATTATATGCCTCAATGCTAGAATGAAGATCATTAAAGTTTACCTCATCATCAGAGTCATCCGACGTATCACACGTTCAGTCAACTATTAGGCATAAAATGACTTCTCCTTCTTTGTTTTCAGATGAGCTTAGTTCTTCTTAAGTATTTGTTGCCTTATCTTATTTGGCTTTGTTGGTTTCTTCATATGTGGCTATCAATGTGTTTCGCATATCTTTTGTAGTATTGCATTTTTGTACCCTTTTGTACTCATCTTCACATAGAGTACACGTTAATATGTTTTCAACTTTAGAGTTGAGAAAATACCTTTATTTATGATTGTCTAACCAAGAACTTCTAGCCAAGGGCTCTACCTCTCTATTCAAAGGTATAAAGTTTCCACTTTCCACAATGTCCCACAAGTCAACGTGACACGATTCAAAGAAAGTGATCATTCTTTGCTTCCAGTGGTTAAACTTTTCTCCTTTGAATAAAGGAGGATGGTTGATGACGTATCCTTCATTTTCCATTGCCATATATGGATCATTTTCTCAAGTCCTATTAAGAACTAACTCCTGAGGTTAGTTCTGATACCAATTAAAATATAGGAAAACACTAGAAAAACTAGATGTTATAGCACAAAAATTACCTGTTTCCACTCGTCCAGTCTTGTCCAATCCTAGAAAGACCTGGAATTCAGATGATGAAACAAGCTTCAACGAATCAGACACCTACCTCTATTGGAAACAAGCAATTTTTGCCAATAGAGATGCATCTAGGCCAAACCATGTGTCTTAGTAATAGTTTGCTTGAGGATGATAGTGAAAGCATTACTATTCTTGGTGTGTGCACTCTCAAAACCTTGTAGCACTCATGATTTTGATAATTCTAATGTTGTCTTCCAAGTAAATCACAATGCTCTCGAATAACGTCTAATAAAGGCGCTACCTCAAGGAACACCTCAACCAATCGTCTTCAGGAAATCTGTCTCTCTTTGAAGAATCTATGTGTCATGTTAGGACACATTGTTTATGAACTCTATGATGACCGTTTTAGAAGAGGATTTCTCCAATGATGTATCGGTTTATCCTCCATCACCTCTTGCAATTTCTGATGTACCCtttgaataaaaatagtttcaaaaaAATGGCTATGGTCATCTATTCCCCACCTCCACAAATACCAAGCTCAATCCTTGGAAACCCTGATCGAATAATCTAAACACATACTCCTTCACATCAATCAACAATctatagtaaaataattattttaatttataaaataattcaatttagaATAACGGTTATTGAAaggataaaactaaaaatgtaattattttagtttaaaataaggattacttgaaagtaaaattgaaaaaaaattgtaaaaaaaaaaacgaatcttctttatatattatatacatttataaatattaaggttaaaaccatttagacgTCCTTATTTTCGTAAAGTATTCCCATTTTGGTccccttttttttaaaacttcccAATTGGGTCTTTAAAAATgctaatttcaaataaattaaccCCTGCCGTTAAAATTGAGTAACGATGTTAAATTTGTGCAGAGGTGGATAGAGGACGTGTTCAACCATTAAATATCAGATGAAACGTGGCAGAAAAGTGAGTGATAGGTGTCGTTCAGTACTgtgattaattgataaattgaaattaaaaaagggATTAGGGTTACGTTTCCTCTTTAGCATTTTGATACCGCTCTTCCTCAAACACAGCTTGCAGACCATGTCTTGAATCATCTCGTCTCCTGCTTCTGCTCCTTGATTTTCTCTGAACTCCAGAGTCTTCATTAGAGGCATCGTAGTAACTTGGTGGTCATGATCTTGAGTGCCTTCTCCTCGTAGATCTTGGTTTTAGCACAGGGACTTCTTCAGCATCTTGTCgaaatgatatttctttttcacaatTCTGTTTGCTCAGCCTCTCGTGTGTATTGCCCTGCCAATCCTGTTCAGTACTATTCAAACCTATTTGAACCCTCTCCGTCACAGTGGTATCAAGCTTCTCGTGTGTTGAATGATATGTAGAGAGGCCACCACTGTCGGTAATTGAGGATGCTCCACGTGTGATACTCCACTGCTTAGAATTAGGTTGTTTAACGTATGGTGGTGGAAAGACATTACTGTAGCAGGACTTCAATGTAGGTGTTTCATCCCTTCGAACATTTCTCTCGGATTTATCAGTTACAGTTGGGCCAACATGATTAACAGAGAATGGCTCCTTTTTAATTGATAACTAACTTACCTTCCAGCAAATTCAAAAAAAACCAGTTGACGAACACCTACAACCAAGTCACGATTGAAGTTGAAATAGGAAATGCCTGAGCTCCACAGTCCGAATCAAGTATGGATCGTCTCCACTAACGAATGTTAATGAACTTGCGATGCACTCCTCTCATATTCCTCTCACAGTTCTAATGTAATTCAATCCCAATTGCTTTTCGATTTAATAGAACCctaattctcttttttatttcactcaaccctaattcccttttttaattaacgtaaccctaatcccctttttaatttcaatttatcaattaatcacAGCAGAACGCCACGTATCACTCACTCTTCTGCCACGATTCGTCTGATATTTAATGGTTGAACACGTCCTCTATCTACCTCTGCACAGATTTAACACCATTACTCAATTTTAACGGCAGgggttaatttgtttgaaattagcacttttAAGGACCTAATTggaaagttttaaaagaaagggaccaaaatgggaataccttacgaaaatagggacacctaaatggttttaaccaaaTATTAATGGTATATGGATGAAAAGTTACAAATACTTAATTAGAATTACAATATTACAACATTTAATAACAaatgcatttttattatttctttttatgtacACAATATGttataagtttaatataaatttttataacacattttgattaattttattacaataattaaatttttaattaaattttttaatttttattatcataaacaaATTGTACACACCtacaaatgttttacttttgtttccaaataatttttctattaaatatctagtttatacaaattaaattcatttataatatgaaGATCAAAATCTTAAACTCTcttaatcattaataaattatttgatgatttaaatatattttttaatttttaaaaatttataatatctttataaaatatttcttattttcattctttaaatatttgaaatttttcttaATGAGAGGCTAGTAATAACTTTCTATCTTTTGCCAAATAATCCTCCATTTGCCACCATCTATTTAAATGTTCCAGTATTCATTTCatgatttaaaaatgaaaacagtGCATGATTTAAGCTCTACATCAATCACGAGTATCAGTTTTCAATCCTTAAAGCCAAAAGTAATAGCCATAGTCATATAACCTCCAATCACCACTATCACCATTCCTTCTCActaatgttttactttttctaattACTGCTATCATCCCTCCAAATACCAACAATGCCAACATAGCCAAAGAAATAACTAGCAGCCTGAGCTTATAGTCCCTTATGAAAGCAGCTGTTAGCACTGACACCATTCCACCAATAGAAAATCCAATTGCTGATGCTAAGGAAGCTTGAAAAGGGTTTAGAAGTTTATCATCTTCCTCCATTTCGTTCTGTTCTTTATGATGGACTTTCATTTGAGCTACTTCTGTGTCAACAGATACAAACCCTTCAACTGGCATGCTGCAAGCGCCAACAACTACTCCTAAGAAACCAGCAAGAAGCATGACTATGATGTTTTCATTCAAAGCTTCAATGGCAATCATCAGTAAGGTGGTTATGAACAACCCAGTTTTGGCTCCAAACACAGCTAACCCAAGACAATGTTCCCTTTCAGAGTACTCAATATTGTTTTCTTccatgtcttggttagggtttGCTTCTATATCATTAGAGTGATTGAGATTCTCAACATGGTTAATTGGCATTTCATTGCTACTAGTGCCAAGAGAATCCATAATGCACAAGAATTGTAAGATACAAGGATAAAGGGAAAATAGGAAAAGATTGCCTGTGGAGGACACACTCTCCTCATGGAAGTTATATTATATAGACATAGAACATAGAATAGTAAGATTACAGTTAGGTATGGTTGATGATAATGGACCTCAGTGGTGATGGTGTGGAGAGCACAATGAAGGGTGGCCACCTGTTTTAATAATTCCTGAAGCTTTTCAATTAAcaatgaatgaacttttttcatGGACCTGTTTGGATTCTTTGTATGAATCATTTTATTGTGGTCACTACATAAAGgatatgtttatgattaatcAATTCAGGGGTGTGTGTATTCCACAAGAAAGCCCCATGCCAATTTGAATATGAAgaaataatgattatttaaaattagtgttATCTCACACCCCAGTTCCTTCTTCAaatctagaaaaataaaatcttaaatggAGACATGCATTATgctttaatattattgttaattttcCCTAGTGGGTTCGTGTAGAAAGATGGATATTATTCCAATAtgcaaggaaaaaaagaaagcgAAATATAACTAGAGTCACTTTCAGggaaatgtttttaaaatatgcaGAAAGATGAACTTAAGCACTGAGTTTTGGCTGTTTTTCCTTCAGGAAAGTGCATAGCCTGTAGCCTTCGTGTGGATTACACACTCCTCActccaatttattaattacaCACTTTACTTTAATGGCCACTATCCCCGTGGAGTGCACACtccaacaaatataatatatactctcttttctctaaaataatcaagcca
This genomic interval carries:
- the LOC106752859 gene encoding vacuolar iron transporter homolog 4-like; this translates as MDSLGTSSNEMPINHVENLNHSNDIEANPNQDMEENNIEYSEREHCLGLAVFGAKTGLFITTLLMIAIEALNENIIVMLLAGFLGVVVGACSMPVEGFVSVDTEVAQMKVHHKEQNEMEEDDKLLNPFQASLASAIGFSIGGMVSVLTAAFIRDYKLRLLVISLAMLALLVFGGMIAVIRKSKTLVRRNGDSGDWRLYDYGYYFWL